A genome region from Eurosta solidaginis isolate ZX-2024a chromosome 2, ASM4086904v1, whole genome shotgun sequence includes the following:
- the LOC137242307 gene encoding uncharacterized protein: MYESGTSGLLPASFLNSIGANTEATLVHMHPGNVPQKQAMKEHLTRCISVNLYSVLREYYQEKDQQVPEAATEPSTSIEEREPSSKKQKLSEDDAATSGATSSTVTTTAA; the protein is encoded by the exons ATGTATGAGAGTGGTACAAGTGGTCTGCTACCTGCAAGCTTTCTGAATTCAATTGGCGCTAACACTGAGGCGACACTTGTGCACATGCATCCAGGTAATGTGCCACAGAAGCAAGCAATGAAAGAGCACCTAACACGTTGTATCTCGGTAAATTTATATTCGGTGCTGCGAGAATACTATCAAGAGAAGGATCAACAGGTACCCGAGGCCGCAACTGAGCCAAGTACATCCATTGAAGAAAGAGAGCCAAGCAGTAAAAAGCAGAAACTAAGCGAAGATGATGCGG CAACTTCGGGCGCAACatcaagcactgttacaacaacagcaGCGTAA
- the LOC137242308 gene encoding putative nuclease HARBI1 isoform X1 — translation MDLRDSGESDCDFEALQVIVLRRKRKIKERPDFFHYYDDVDFRERFLMCKGAAWLVFSLMKDKIYLEARNNAMQPHQIFFIALRFYAPGSFQQIVAALSGVSKASASRAITLVSYHLVSLRPDFVKFPQTKQERLETQAAFKERANFPRVIGAMDCTHVKINSPGTASKGFEDFITALDFRDNCGCVLTKMLHLRRRSNLCAMEVAAKRYIKTLLMRSLVKIG, via the exons atggatcTTCGAGATTCTGGTGAAAGTGATTGCGATTTTGAAGCTCTGCAGGTAATCGTGCTtcgacgaaaaagaaaaattaaagagcgtCCTGACTTTTTTCATTATTATGACGATGTTGACTTTCGCGAACGATTTCTTATGTGCAAAGGTGCTGCTTGGTTGGTTTTTTCTTTAATGAAAGACAAAATTTATCTTGAAGCTCG caacaacgcaatgcagccacaccaaatatttttcatcgCACTCCGGTTCTATGCTCCAGGATCTTTTCAGCAAATTGTGGCAGCCCTTTCCGGAGTTTCAAAAGCAAGTGCCTCACGTGCAATTACGCTAGTTTCCTACCATCTAGTATCCTTGCGACCAGATTTTGTGAAATTTCCTCAAACGAAACAGGAGCGCTTGGAAACACAGGCTGCTTTTAAAGAAAGGGCAAATTTTCCGCGTGTAATTGGGGCAATGGACTGCACCCATGTTAAAATCAATTCCCCAG gtactgccagcaagggatttgaggattttattacggctctggattttcgggacaattgcggctgcgtgctcactaaAATGTTGCATCT GCGAAGAAGATCAAACTTATGTGCAATGGAAGTGGCTGCAAAAAGGTACATCAAAACGCTGCTAATGCGGTCATTGGTTAAAATTGGTTGA
- the LOC137242308 gene encoding putative nuclease HARBI1 isoform X2 yields the protein MDLRDSGESDCDFEALQVIVLRRKRKIKERPDFFHYYDDVDFRERFLMCKGAAWLVFSLMKDKIYLEARNNAMQPHQIFFIALRFYAPGSFQQIVAALSGVSKASASRAITLVSYHLVSLRPDFVKFPQTKQERLETQAAFKERANFPRVIGAMDCTHVKINSPGEEDQTYVQWKWLQKGTSKRC from the exons atggatcTTCGAGATTCTGGTGAAAGTGATTGCGATTTTGAAGCTCTGCAGGTAATCGTGCTtcgacgaaaaagaaaaattaaagagcgtCCTGACTTTTTTCATTATTATGACGATGTTGACTTTCGCGAACGATTTCTTATGTGCAAAGGTGCTGCTTGGTTGGTTTTTTCTTTAATGAAAGACAAAATTTATCTTGAAGCTCG caacaacgcaatgcagccacaccaaatatttttcatcgCACTCCGGTTCTATGCTCCAGGATCTTTTCAGCAAATTGTGGCAGCCCTTTCCGGAGTTTCAAAAGCAAGTGCCTCACGTGCAATTACGCTAGTTTCCTACCATCTAGTATCCTTGCGACCAGATTTTGTGAAATTTCCTCAAACGAAACAGGAGCGCTTGGAAACACAGGCTGCTTTTAAAGAAAGGGCAAATTTTCCGCGTGTAATTGGGGCAATGGACTGCACCCATGTTAAAATCAATTCCCCAG GCGAAGAAGATCAAACTTATGTGCAATGGAAGTGGCTGCAAAAAGGTACATCAAAACGCTGCTAA